The DNA window TTAAAGTTTATGATTGTTGACAAGGCCTTAACGACTTCCCAAGAATCGTTAAGGCCTCAAACCGTTAATTTAGCAATTTACAACCATATCGTGATGTGATTTTATCATATACCAGAGTCAACACAGCGTTGAATAAATATTCAAAAAATTAAGTTATAACGTAAACTTAGGACCATGAAATGTGTTGACTGGATTACCACGTTCGAGATCCCAGTGCTGCTGCCAACGCTGCTTTTCTTGTTTTGTCATATCATCTAATTTTTTAGATTCAATTTTTTGAAATAGTAATGCTTTGGCCAAACGCTTATTTGCATGCTGACTGCGTTCGCTCTCTATACGGACTGATAAGCCGGTAGCGATATGAGTTGCTCTAATTGCGGAATCTGTACAATTCACATGCTGTCCTCCTGCACCTGATGCTCTACAAGATTGAAACTTAATTGCTTGATCTAATTGTATTTCATTTACTTCGAACATTTTACCACTAAAGAACCAGTTTTTACGTTTGTGCTTGGGGCGATAAGGACTTTGGCAAACCCATTGCATTACACCTTGCCAAGATATTGCAATTGCTTTTGCTTGGGCTTGACTCTGATTATCGCCAAGTTGGATTAATACTGATTTATAGCAGCCTGATTTTGAGGTTTTAGTGATATCAATAACATCAAATTTAAGTTTATCAATATCACATTGCTTTTCAATCGAACGAAAAGCCAGACCAACGGCTTTACTACATTCCAGTGGTCCTTGGCCTGCTGATAATTGCAATAATATCATGATGAACAATCTCCATTTGTTTTGAAAGTGAGTACTGGGCGTAGTTTTGCAATTATCTTAACTAATCCAGCATCGACCATGTCTCCGACAATGCTGGCACAATCCTTATATGCCTGTGGTGCTTCATCATAAAGTAATGTTTTATTGCCACAAATAACATGACTGCCTAGTGCCGTTCTAATCATATCATTACGCTTGTA is part of the Moritella viscosa genome and encodes:
- a CDS encoding putative peptide chain release factor → MILLQLSAGQGPLECSKAVGLAFRSIEKQCDIDKLKFDVIDITKTSKSGCYKSVLIQLGDNQSQAQAKAIAISWQGVMQWVCQSPYRPKHKRKNWFFSGKMFEVNEIQLDQAIKFQSCRASGAGGQHVNCTDSAIRATHIATGLSVRIESERSQHANKRLAKALLFQKIESKKLDDMTKQEKQRWQQHWDLERGNPVNTFHGPKFTL